A genomic segment from Campylobacter concisus encodes:
- the nuoL gene encoding NADH-quinone oxidoreductase subunit L produces MTLFCISLFFPLLSFIIAGIFSHSSKNLFIGLFCSLLMIVSATASLMLTASLSVDEPLNLTLKEFISLGSLDLSFSFYLDAISLVMLSTVGVVASIVHIYSIGYMRDDASFNRFFSYLGLFVFCMNVLVSSDNFIGLFIGWEGVGLCSWLLIGFWYKRPSANVAANEAFVMNRVADLAMLVGIFYIFYSFGSLKFSEVFSARSDLSGLNLGIIATLLFIGAMGKSAQFPFHTWLANAMEGPTPVSALIHAATMVTAGVYLVIRANFIFANVPEVSHFIAFLGAFVAIFAASIALVHNDLKKIVAYSTLSQLGYMFVAAGLGAYKIALFHLVTHAFFKSLLFLCAGNVMHAMNDELNIKKMGRLYKFMKPTALLSIIASCALAGFYPFAGFFSKDKILEVAFSENKFLWIILLFGAVLTAFYSFRLVMLVFFTKPKSEKHVHEAKNYMLAGMGVLGILSVISGFFWSNFSEFLEKSLKDFPLNLSHGSEIFLLVLTLSLVLASTGFAVFAYKREIFKESICESRIYKILQNAYFIPKFYEKFFINGYTLISQICKKIDEMIIDRSVDLVAIALNKFAFLANKMQSGDLSIMLRFMVAGFALLLSFIFLLNGAK; encoded by the coding sequence ATGACTTTATTTTGCATTTCACTATTTTTCCCGCTTCTTAGCTTCATTATAGCTGGTATCTTTTCGCATAGTAGTAAGAATTTATTTATCGGTCTTTTCTGCTCGCTTCTCATGATCGTTAGCGCCACAGCTTCACTCATGCTAACGGCCAGTCTTAGCGTAGATGAGCCACTAAATTTAACCCTAAAAGAGTTTATAAGCTTAGGCTCGCTTGATCTTAGCTTTAGCTTCTACCTTGATGCGATCAGCCTCGTGATGCTTAGCACCGTGGGCGTGGTGGCTAGCATCGTGCATATCTATTCCATTGGCTACATGAGAGATGACGCGAGCTTTAACCGCTTTTTTAGCTACCTTGGGCTCTTTGTCTTTTGCATGAACGTCCTTGTATCAAGCGATAACTTCATAGGGCTATTTATCGGCTGGGAGGGCGTTGGGCTTTGCTCTTGGCTACTCATTGGCTTTTGGTATAAAAGGCCTAGCGCAAACGTCGCTGCAAACGAGGCTTTCGTGATGAACAGGGTGGCTGATCTTGCCATGCTTGTTGGCATTTTTTATATATTTTATAGCTTTGGCTCGCTTAAATTTAGCGAGGTTTTTAGCGCTAGAAGCGACCTTTCTGGGCTAAATTTAGGCATCATTGCCACACTTCTTTTCATAGGCGCCATGGGTAAAAGCGCGCAGTTCCCATTTCACACTTGGCTTGCAAACGCCATGGAGGGACCAACGCCGGTTTCTGCACTCATCCACGCTGCGACCATGGTAACAGCTGGCGTCTATCTAGTCATACGCGCAAATTTCATCTTTGCAAATGTGCCTGAAGTATCGCACTTTATCGCCTTCCTTGGCGCATTTGTAGCGATATTTGCCGCTAGCATCGCACTAGTGCATAACGATCTTAAAAAGATAGTCGCTTACTCGACGCTTTCGCAGCTTGGCTATATGTTTGTAGCGGCTGGCCTAGGCGCTTACAAGATCGCACTTTTTCACCTTGTCACGCACGCATTTTTCAAGTCGCTGCTATTTTTGTGCGCTGGAAACGTTATGCACGCGATGAATGACGAGCTAAATATCAAAAAAATGGGCAGACTTTATAAATTTATGAAGCCAACTGCACTACTTTCTATCATCGCAAGCTGCGCGCTGGCTGGATTTTACCCATTTGCTGGTTTTTTTTCAAAGGATAAAATTTTAGAGGTTGCTTTTAGTGAAAATAAATTTTTATGGATTATTTTGCTCTTTGGTGCTGTGCTTACAGCATTTTATAGCTTTAGGCTCGTTATGCTCGTCTTTTTTACAAAGCCAAAGAGCGAGAAACACGTGCATGAAGCTAAAAACTATATGCTAGCTGGCATGGGCGTACTTGGAATTCTCTCAGTCATAAGTGGCTTTTTTTGGAGCAACTTTAGTGAGTTTTTAGAAAAAAGTTTAAAAGATTTTCCACTAAATTTATCTCACGGTAGTGAAATTTTCTTGCTCGTTTTAACACTTAGCCTAGTGCTAGCAAGTACTGGCTTTGCAGTATTTGCCTATAAAAGAGAAATTTTTAAAGAGAGCATTTGTGAGAGCAGAATTTATAAAATTTTACAAAATGCCTACTTTATCCCAAAATTTTATGAGAAATTTTTCATAAATGGCTATACGTTAATTTCACAAATTTGTAAAAAGATTGATGAGATGATAATCGATCGTAGTGTCGATCTAGTCGCAATAGCATTAAATAAATTTGCATTTTTAGCAAACAAAATGCAAAGTGGCGACTTAAGCATCATGCTTAGATTTATGGTCGCAGGATTTGCCTTGCTTTTAAGCTTTATATTTTTATTAAACGGAGCCAAATAA
- a CDS encoding NADH-quinone oxidoreductase subunit J — protein MYESFAFYLFSALVLVSFSFSVFCKNALNAVSALAAGMVFISAIFFLLGAEFLGVVQIVVYTGAVVVLYAFAMMFFDSSKECEPKSSKKAKITIYLLSSFIALLLIFIFLAPIYGAKFDGLSPIASELGNIEAIGILLFSRYLIAFEMCAVMLLVAMVAGIILIHKDLDAQSKFEEML, from the coding sequence ATGTATGAGAGCTTTGCATTTTATCTTTTTAGCGCCTTGGTTTTAGTTAGTTTTTCTTTTAGCGTATTTTGTAAAAACGCACTAAATGCAGTCTCTGCGCTAGCTGCTGGCATGGTCTTTATCTCGGCTATATTTTTCTTACTTGGGGCTGAGTTTTTAGGCGTGGTGCAAATCGTCGTCTATACAGGCGCGGTGGTCGTTTTATACGCATTTGCGATGATGTTTTTTGATAGCAGTAAAGAGTGTGAGCCAAAAAGTAGCAAAAAAGCAAAGATCACTATCTATCTTTTAAGTAGTTTCATAGCACTTCTTTTGATATTTATATTTTTAGCTCCTATTTATGGTGCAAAATTTGATGGATTAAGTCCCATTGCTAGCGAGCTTGGCAATATCGAGGCTATTGGAATTTTACTTTTTAGTAGATATTTGATCGCTTTTGAGATGTGTGCCGTAATGCTTCTTGTGGCAATGGTTGCTGGCATCATCTTGATACATAAAGACCTAGACGCGCAAAGCAAATTTGAGGAGATGCTATGA
- the nuoK gene encoding NADH-quinone oxidoreductase subunit NuoK — protein sequence MIGLIHYLILASLVFVIGLVGIMRRRNLIMLFFSSEILLNSANIALAAISKYYFDLTGQIIAFFIVAIAASEVAVGLGLLVLWYKKTGSISLESMTNMKG from the coding sequence ATGATAGGCCTTATTCACTATCTCATCCTAGCAAGTCTGGTCTTTGTCATAGGGCTAGTTGGCATAATGAGAAGAAGAAATTTGATAATGCTATTTTTCTCAAGTGAAATTTTACTAAACTCAGCAAACATAGCACTCGCTGCCATCTCAAAATACTACTTTGACCTAACTGGGCAGATCATCGCATTTTTTATAGTAGCCATCGCAGCTAGCGAGGTCGCCGTGGGACTAGGGCTACTCGTACTTTGGTATAAAAAGACTGGCAGCATCAGTTTAGAGTCGATGACAAATATGAAAGGCTAA
- the nuoI gene encoding NADH-quinone oxidoreductase subunit NuoI, translating into MSEKKYILIDEKLKPKSAFDKFKHFIAATFKPDLLIGLKVTIKQMLFSKSHTLKYPMQKMQLNARYRGIHKLLKFVESENERCIGCGLCEKICVSNCISMKTSLGEDGRKKVASYSINLSRCVYCGFCADVCPELAIVCGQEYEVASESRIIFGTKDEFLTKDKFLKDQSEFEGYGALPKNADSLIKKTSNAFINENENETKSDE; encoded by the coding sequence ATGAGTGAGAAAAAATATATTTTAATAGATGAAAAGTTAAAGCCAAAGAGCGCGTTTGATAAATTTAAGCACTTCATCGCTGCCACATTTAAGCCTGATCTTTTGATCGGACTAAAAGTCACGATAAAGCAGATGCTCTTTAGCAAGTCGCATACTTTAAAATATCCTATGCAAAAGATGCAGCTAAACGCTAGATATAGGGGCATTCATAAGCTTTTAAAATTTGTTGAAAGTGAAAATGAACGTTGCATTGGATGCGGGCTATGTGAGAAAATTTGCGTTAGCAACTGCATTTCGATGAAAACTTCACTTGGCGAAGATGGCCGCAAAAAGGTCGCAAGCTACTCGATAAATTTAAGTAGATGCGTGTATTGTGGATTTTGCGCTGATGTTTGCCCTGAGCTTGCGATAGTCTGCGGGCAAGAGTACGAAGTCGCAAGTGAGAGCAGGATTATATTTGGCACAAAAGATGAATTTTTGACAAAGGATAAATTTTTAAAAGATCAAAGTGAGTTTGAAGGCTATGGCGCACTTCCTAAAAATGCTGATAGCTTAATCAAAAAGACGTCAAATGCATTTATAAACGAAAATGAAAATGAGACAAAAAGTGATGAGTAG
- a CDS encoding NADH-quinone oxidoreductase subunit M: MLSVIIFFPAISAILGFLIENKSIKFYGASIALIELLLAIFICINIDFHGYDFVLTHQVSLIPSLNISYFVGIDTISLALIVLSAFMSFISIAALSDDGNLKHLIISVLFLESTMMGVFSALDMILFYSFWELSLIPLLYIIGAFGSKNRIYAAIKFFIYTFLGSVFMLVAIIFIGYLYYQKSGAFSFSLLDWYKLGIGQSAQIWLFLAFFFAFGVKTPLFPFHTWLPYAHGQAPTIGSVLLASVLLKMGTYGFVRFSLPLFPDASLLLSGFVCVIAIIMIIYAALVAYAQSDMKQVIAYSSISHMGVIMIGIFSLNLIGLGGSIFLMISHAIVSGALFLLVGVIYERAHTKEICEFGGLAKVMPKYALIFFIATLASIGLPLTIGFVGEFLSLLGIFKLNKLFALLGGFSIIVGAIYMLVLYKRVFFGECKEKNLSLKDLNFKELAALVPLCLLIITLGIAPNLILKPLEPSVQNIISKMQTRAVNSDTKDKILSLNGGSKL; encoded by the coding sequence ATGCTAAGTGTCATCATATTTTTCCCAGCAATAAGCGCAATACTTGGCTTTTTGATAGAAAATAAAAGCATAAAATTTTATGGAGCAAGCATCGCGCTGATCGAGCTTTTGCTAGCCATTTTTATCTGCATAAATATCGATTTTCATGGTTATGACTTTGTTTTAACGCATCAAGTCTCGCTCATACCAAGCCTAAATATCAGCTATTTTGTCGGCATCGACACCATTTCGCTAGCACTTATCGTACTTAGTGCATTTATGAGCTTCATCTCTATCGCCGCACTTAGCGATGATGGAAATTTAAAACATCTAATTATTAGCGTGCTATTTTTAGAGAGCACGATGATGGGCGTCTTTAGCGCGCTTGATATGATCTTGTTTTATAGCTTTTGGGAGCTTAGCCTCATACCGCTACTTTATATCATCGGCGCATTTGGCAGTAAAAATAGAATTTACGCTGCGATTAAATTTTTCATCTATACATTTTTAGGCTCTGTCTTTATGCTAGTAGCGATCATCTTTATTGGCTATTTGTACTACCAAAAAAGTGGTGCCTTTAGCTTTAGCTTGCTTGACTGGTACAAGCTTGGTATCGGGCAAAGCGCTCAAATTTGGCTATTTTTAGCGTTTTTCTTCGCCTTTGGTGTGAAAACTCCGCTATTTCCATTTCACACGTGGCTACCTTACGCGCACGGACAGGCTCCGACTATCGGCTCGGTGTTGCTTGCTAGCGTGCTTTTAAAGATGGGCACTTACGGCTTTGTGAGATTTTCACTTCCACTTTTTCCAGATGCGAGCCTGCTTTTAAGCGGCTTTGTCTGCGTCATAGCTATCATAATGATCATCTACGCAGCTCTCGTTGCCTACGCACAAAGCGACATGAAACAAGTGATCGCTTATAGCTCCATTTCACACATGGGCGTTATCATGATAGGCATCTTTTCACTAAATTTAATAGGCCTTGGTGGCTCAATATTTTTGATGATAAGCCACGCTATCGTAAGCGGCGCGCTATTTTTACTAGTTGGCGTCATATATGAGAGAGCTCACACAAAAGAAATTTGCGAATTTGGCGGCCTTGCCAAGGTGATGCCAAAGTATGCGCTTATATTTTTTATAGCAACGCTTGCAAGTATCGGCCTGCCGCTAACGATCGGCTTTGTAGGCGAGTTTTTGAGCCTTCTTGGCATCTTTAAGCTAAATAAACTCTTTGCGCTACTTGGTGGCTTTAGTATCATTGTGGGCGCTATTTATATGCTAGTGCTTTATAAAAGGGTGTTTTTTGGTGAGTGCAAGGAGAAAAATTTAAGCCTAAAAGATCTAAATTTTAAAGAGTTAGCCGCTCTTGTGCCACTTTGCTTACTCATCATCACCCTTGGTATCGCACCAAATTTGATACTAAAGCCGCTTGAGCCAAGCGTGCAAAATATCATAAGCAAAATGCAAACTAGAGCCGTAAATAGCGACACAAAGGATAAAATTTTATCTTTAAATGGCGGGAGCAAACTATGA
- a CDS encoding tetratricopeptide repeat protein, which translates to MKKLLIILFFPLYLTAFNLSLNSGANGDKPYSVLQLSDEQEFECVEQILAYDTKRYVCMLDDEILPKIEDTTLPLMDIKYKKQDGKLFIVIMPKAPSKLLNIKTELYSSQNVQDSPKTTISKHFSIIIDTSLSENSKRKSGLNFKPDFKDMLNPSIGALDLNKAPIAGLDSNDIDIYISIKRAYEKGAYENVVKDTQTAIKRHPNSLFSSEFLLFRLRALDKIFETKNEFEEIEPKDIVSEGRAWIRKFPSDENYPEVLYLIARAYLKDSIASDAKYMLDILNEEHANSKFTKLATLDYADYLYKIGRQKEALKDYEKVLYSTNDIDLASRAALSLADANIDKEKFDEAKKFILKIANANEKFFMNNPTKSMNLATTFASKDMPDVAAKIYEILINNSDRTKDFYEVALKNLALNLAKTKDEKKAYEYLNRYETEFKYGDYIDEVTKAKDGLFFEEKDKNATALHARYKELIEKYAGTNISQKALISELELDIKERKFSDALSYKTMAKDGNLSKAMELINEAALELTKEYFIKDDCTAVINLLENYDINKISLPQFKLFNCYYRTARYNDALELAKAHAKDENLEDRVEWLVNLSKILYKNKDYEHAIIAANDALSLGSSVEYSDPTLSLFDRFYSLLALKRFTEAISTISAIEQLRGQDFKIIEAYTAISDYAMKSNDYAIATTYAKKALELQTKAKINTFSPKINFNYSEASLKTDNLSEALDEAKFILNMKLGPEDRLHALNLISEIYIRQKQFKLARTYLNECSDSNFVSPYKDACKAKLDMIGKN; encoded by the coding sequence ATGAAAAAGCTCTTAATTATTTTATTTTTTCCGCTTTATCTAACCGCTTTTAATCTTAGCCTAAATAGCGGCGCAAATGGTGATAAACCTTATAGTGTCCTTCAGCTAAGCGATGAGCAAGAATTTGAATGCGTGGAGCAAATTTTAGCTTACGATACCAAACGCTATGTCTGCATGCTTGATGATGAAATTTTGCCAAAAATTGAAGATACGACACTGCCATTAATGGATATAAAATATAAAAAGCAAGATGGCAAGCTTTTTATCGTCATAATGCCAAAAGCACCGTCAAAACTGCTAAATATAAAAACTGAGCTTTATAGTAGCCAAAACGTACAAGATAGCCCAAAAACAACCATTTCAAAACACTTTAGCATAATCATAGATACTTCGCTCAGTGAAAATAGCAAGAGAAAGTCTGGGCTAAATTTTAAACCTGATTTTAAAGATATGCTAAATCCTAGTATCGGAGCGCTTGATCTTAATAAAGCTCCTATTGCTGGGCTTGATAGTAATGACATTGATATTTACATAAGTATAAAAAGAGCTTATGAAAAAGGCGCTTATGAAAATGTAGTAAAAGATACTCAAACAGCGATAAAAAGGCATCCAAATAGCCTTTTTTCAAGTGAATTTTTGCTATTTCGTCTAAGGGCTCTTGATAAAATTTTTGAGACAAAAAACGAGTTTGAAGAGATCGAGCCAAAAGATATCGTAAGTGAAGGTAGGGCTTGGATTAGAAAATTCCCATCTGATGAGAACTATCCAGAGGTGCTATATCTAATCGCTAGAGCCTACCTAAAAGATAGCATCGCAAGTGATGCAAAATATATGCTTGATATCTTAAACGAAGAGCACGCAAACTCAAAATTTACGAAACTTGCAACGCTTGATTATGCTGATTATCTCTACAAAATAGGCAGACAAAAAGAGGCGCTAAAAGACTATGAAAAAGTGCTTTACTCTACAAACGACATCGACCTTGCAAGTAGAGCAGCACTAAGCCTAGCTGATGCAAATATCGATAAAGAAAAATTTGATGAAGCAAAGAAATTTATACTAAAAATCGCAAATGCGAATGAAAAATTTTTTATGAATAACCCAACAAAGTCGATGAATCTTGCAACTACATTTGCAAGTAAAGATATGCCTGATGTGGCTGCTAAAATTTATGAAATCTTGATAAATAATAGCGATAGAACGAAAGATTTTTATGAAGTTGCTTTAAAAAATTTAGCACTAAATCTAGCCAAAACAAAAGATGAGAAAAAAGCATACGAATACTTAAATAGATATGAGACAGAGTTTAAATATGGTGATTATATCGATGAGGTGACTAAAGCAAAAGATGGGTTATTTTTTGAAGAAAAGGATAAAAATGCTACTGCACTTCATGCTAGATATAAAGAGTTGATTGAAAAATATGCTGGGACAAATATTAGTCAAAAGGCTCTAATAAGCGAGCTTGAGCTGGATATTAAAGAGCGTAAATTCTCCGATGCACTATCTTACAAAACCATGGCAAAAGATGGAAATTTAAGTAAGGCAATGGAGCTGATAAATGAAGCTGCGTTAGAGCTTACAAAAGAGTATTTTATAAAAGATGATTGCACGGCTGTTATAAATTTACTTGAAAACTACGATATAAATAAAATCTCATTGCCGCAATTTAAGCTCTTTAACTGCTATTACAGAACGGCCCGCTACAACGATGCACTTGAGCTCGCGAAAGCTCATGCAAAAGATGAAAATTTAGAAGATAGGGTCGAATGGCTGGTAAATTTGAGCAAAATTTTATATAAAAATAAAGACTACGAGCATGCGATCATTGCTGCAAATGATGCGCTTTCACTTGGCTCATCAGTTGAATACTCAGATCCAACACTATCTCTTTTTGATAGGTTTTACTCATTGCTTGCATTAAAACGCTTTACGGAGGCGATCTCAACCATTAGCGCTATTGAGCAGCTAAGAGGCCAAGACTTCAAGATTATCGAAGCATATACAGCCATAAGTGACTATGCGATGAAAAGTAATGACTACGCCATAGCTACAACGTATGCTAAAAAAGCTCTTGAGCTACAAACAAAAGCCAAAATAAATACATTTTCGCCAAAGATAAATTTTAACTACTCAGAAGCTTCACTAAAGACAGATAACCTAAGTGAGGCACTTGATGAGGCGAAATTTATACTAAATATGAAACTTGGACCAGAAGACCGCTTACACGCTTTAAATTTGATAAGTGAAATTTATATAAGACAAAAGCAGTTTAAGTTAGCTAGGACTTATTTAAATGAGTGCTCTGACTCAAATTTTGTAAGCCCGTATAAAGATGCTTGCAAAGCTAAGCTTGATATGATAGGCAAAAACTAA
- the nuoH gene encoding NADH-quinone oxidoreductase subunit NuoH, whose protein sequence is MSEALFFVLSTIVKAVVILAVMASLAGLATYAERKVLAYMQRRVGPDMVGPAGILQIVADMIKLFTKEDIVPANTNKFIFLIAPLISAIAAFAALAPVPFLPEFEIFGHTLRPVLSDINVGILYIAGVASVCVFSPLAAGLASYNKFALISAARAVVSLLSFEIIAGMALLSVVMVTSSLSLVDINNYQKGIFGWLIFKQPLAFLLFLIASFVECNRTPFCLTENETEIVAGYGTEYSGMRWAMFFIGEYTNMIAASIIITILFLGGFNEFLFIPGALMIILKSSIVFFFFLWVRASWAHLRVDQLSAFCWKILLPLGILNIVVTGFMLLI, encoded by the coding sequence ATGAGTGAAGCACTATTTTTTGTGCTAAGCACTATTGTTAAAGCCGTGGTCATCTTAGCCGTCATGGCAAGCCTTGCAGGGCTTGCAACTTATGCTGAGAGAAAGGTACTAGCTTACATGCAGCGCCGCGTAGGGCCTGATATGGTAGGGCCAGCTGGAATTTTACAGATAGTAGCTGACATGATAAAACTCTTTACAAAAGAGGACATCGTGCCAGCAAATACGAATAAATTTATCTTTTTAATAGCTCCACTAATATCAGCCATCGCCGCATTTGCAGCGCTTGCACCTGTACCATTTTTGCCTGAGTTTGAAATTTTTGGACATACATTACGTCCGGTTCTCTCAGATATAAATGTTGGTATTTTATACATCGCTGGTGTTGCTTCGGTTTGCGTTTTTTCTCCACTTGCAGCAGGTCTTGCAAGCTATAATAAATTTGCACTAATTAGCGCAGCTCGCGCAGTAGTCTCACTTCTTAGTTTCGAAATAATCGCTGGCATGGCTCTTTTAAGCGTCGTAATGGTAACTAGCTCACTCTCACTTGTGGATATAAACAACTATCAAAAAGGAATTTTTGGCTGGCTTATATTCAAGCAGCCCCTTGCCTTTTTACTCTTTTTAATAGCAAGCTTTGTGGAGTGCAATAGAACGCCATTTTGCTTAACAGAAAACGAAACAGAAATAGTAGCAGGATATGGCACCGAGTATAGTGGCATGAGATGGGCGATGTTTTTTATCGGCGAATACACAAATATGATCGCTGCTAGCATCATCATTACGATTTTATTTTTAGGTGGATTTAACGAATTTTTATTTATCCCAGGTGCTTTGATGATCATCTTAAAATCAAGCATTGTCTTTTTCTTTTTTCTTTGGGTAAGGGCTTCATGGGCACATTTAAGAGTTGATCAGTTAAGTGCATTTTGCTGGAAAATTTTGCTTCCGCTTGGAATTTTAAATATCGTAGTCACTGGCTTTATGCTACTAATCTAA
- the nuoN gene encoding NADH-quinone oxidoreductase subunit NuoN, with protein sequence MNEIAFLDLKEISLSSVAPMLSMIIFALFILIVGTIKKDLSRNFYCVFCIIAIFVNLGLILDFNGLSLSFWDMLLVDGVSVISQVIILIASALFIPLALSTKEYFEYKIYEYYALFLFMIAGFLFMVSSNNLLIIFLGLEISSLCLYTLIALHNKAKSVEAAIKYFAMGSLSAGFFAMAIAMFYLATNSIDIARIGVIIKDLSLNQNLIILLGCVFIASAIGFKLSLIPFHTWIPDVYEGSNAPLAGYMSIVPKVAAFIVALRIFAMLEGSQILWIKDMLYIIAVLTMSLANIMALVQKDVKRMLAFSSIAHAGVVLCTLVVNSHEANVALFFYWIMFLFANLGAFSMLWVARCDDVVCWDKRFKHPFEKFSGLIKILPSYAVIMGIFMIALAGIPPFSVFWGKMILISSLIKSGYIVLSVIIMINSAIAIYYYLKLIVFMFLKEPIVKDKNLYTTNISMALKVIVGIAVAGTAFSFLFSGAILEFIEHFVFASGF encoded by the coding sequence ATGAACGAAATAGCTTTTTTGGATCTAAAAGAAATTTCTTTATCTTCAGTTGCTCCGATGCTTAGTATGATAATCTTTGCGCTTTTTATCTTAATCGTTGGCACTATAAAAAAAGACCTTTCGAGAAATTTCTACTGCGTATTTTGTATCATCGCAATATTCGTAAATTTGGGCCTAATACTTGATTTTAACGGTCTTAGCCTTAGCTTTTGGGATATGCTTTTAGTCGATGGCGTTTCGGTTATTTCTCAAGTCATTATCTTAATCGCCTCAGCACTTTTTATCCCGCTCGCACTTAGCACAAAAGAGTATTTTGAGTACAAAATTTATGAGTATTACGCTCTATTTTTGTTTATGATAGCTGGATTTTTATTTATGGTGAGCTCAAACAACCTACTCATCATCTTTTTAGGCCTTGAGATCAGCTCACTTTGTCTCTACACGCTAATAGCTCTTCACAACAAGGCAAAAAGCGTAGAAGCTGCCATTAAATACTTTGCGATGGGCTCGCTCTCGGCTGGCTTTTTTGCAATGGCAATAGCGATGTTTTATCTAGCCACAAACTCAATAGACATCGCTCGTATCGGCGTTATAATAAAAGATCTTAGCCTAAATCAAAATTTGATCATTTTATTAGGCTGCGTTTTCATCGCCTCTGCCATTGGTTTTAAACTCTCGCTCATACCATTTCACACATGGATACCAGACGTTTATGAGGGCTCAAATGCCCCGCTAGCTGGCTATATGTCGATCGTGCCAAAGGTAGCAGCTTTTATCGTTGCGTTAAGAATTTTTGCGATGCTTGAAGGCTCACAAATTTTGTGGATAAAAGATATGCTCTACATCATCGCCGTGCTTACGATGAGCCTTGCAAATATCATGGCGCTAGTGCAAAAAGATGTAAAAAGAATGCTTGCTTTTAGCTCCATAGCTCACGCTGGTGTCGTTCTTTGCACGCTTGTGGTAAATTCTCACGAGGCAAATGTCGCCTTGTTTTTTTACTGGATCATGTTTTTGTTTGCAAATTTGGGCGCATTTTCTATGCTTTGGGTGGCAAGATGTGACGACGTCGTCTGCTGGGATAAGCGTTTTAAGCACCCATTTGAGAAATTTTCAGGGCTTATAAAAATTTTACCAAGCTACGCTGTGATAATGGGAATTTTTATGATCGCTCTTGCTGGCATTCCGCCTTTTAGCGTATTTTGGGGCAAAATGATACTTATTTCATCACTTATCAAGTCTGGCTATATCGTACTTAGCGTTATAATCATGATAAACTCTGCGATTGCAATTTATTACTACCTAAAGCTCATCGTCTTTATGTTTTTAAAAGAGCCGATCGTAAAAGATAAAAATCTCTACACCACAAATATCTCGATGGCGCTAAAAGTAATTGTTGGCATTGCAGTAGCTGGAACAGCATTTTCCTTTTTATTTTCTGGAGCGATTTTAGAATTTATTGAGCATTTTGTCTTTGCTTCAGGATTTTAG